A stretch of the Salvia hispanica cultivar TCC Black 2014 unplaced genomic scaffold, UniMelb_Shisp_WGS_1.0 HiC_scaffold_1487, whole genome shotgun sequence genome encodes the following:
- the LOC125198458 gene encoding putative F-box/LRR-repeat protein 23: MSNLRHLQLFGKRIENRGLEAILDGCPHLESLDLGRCYGLDMQGALVKRCSEQIKDLRLCPVSPPSIRYLGEDYDSDSSFYYSSDRDEESGVSTLYQISRWGL; this comes from the coding sequence ATGTCTAATCTGCGCCATCTTCAACTTTTTGGAAAGCGGATAGAAAATAGGGGACTGGAAGCAATTCTCGATGGATGCCCCCACCTCGAATCACTTGATCTTGGGAGATGCTATGGTCTTGATATGCAAGGGGCTCTAGTCAAAAGATGTTCCGAGCAAATAAAAGATCTGAGGCTCTGTCCGGTGTCTCCACCCTCTATCAGATATCTAGGTGAGGATTACGACAGTGATTCgtcattttattattccaGTGATAGAGATGAAGAGTCCGGTGTCTCCACCCTCTATCAGATATCTAGATGGGGATTATGA